The segment CCCGGAGCGGAGCTGCCCCCAGGTCTACAAGATGGGCATGCCCACCGTCATCTTCGGGAAGAACCCGCGCGACGGGCAGCTCTTCATCGACCACTCGGTCGACACCTTCGCGGCCTACTGCGGCGCCGTGAAGGGGCAGGACGGCTGGGGCGGCCACAACGTGTCGTTCGGGAACCTCATCCGCGCGACGGGCGAGATCAACGAAGCGATCTTCCCGGTGCGCCACCTCGCGCGCGACTACGAGACCGACAGCGGCGGCGCCGGCGAGTTCCGCGGCAACTGCGGGAGCCTGTACCGCAAGCAGGTGCTCGTGCCCGCGACCGTCTACACGTACGTCGTCGGCAAGAAGTATCCGATGCCCGGCATCGCCGGCGGCAATCCCGGCTCGCCGAACAAGCTCGTAGTGCGCGCGGGCGGGCCGTACGCGCACGAGGTCGGCGACAAGGCGGGCTACATCGAGCACGCCGCCGGCGAGGCCTACGAGTACCACTACGGCGGCGGCGGCGGCTGGGGCGACCCGTTGGCGCGACCGCCGGAGCGGGTGCTGGCCGACGTCCTCGACGAGTACGTGTCGGTCGAGGCGGCGCGCCGCGACTACGGCGTCGTGCTGACGGGCGACCTGTGGGATCTCACCCTGGCGATCGACCACGAGGCGACGGCCGCGCTGCGCGCCGAGCGCCGCGCCGCGAGGAGCGCATGAGCGACGTACGCATCACCGTGTCCGAGGTCGCGGGGCGCCCGCACGCCTCGAGCGGCTCGCCGTGGGAGCCGAAGGTCGGCTACGCGCGCGCCGTCCGCGCCGGCAACGTGATCGCCGTCACTGGCACGGTGGGGATCGACGCCGACGGCACCTTCCCGGCCACCATGGGCGGGCAGACGCGCCGCGCGCTCGCCATCATCCGCGCCGCGATCGAGGCGCTGGGCGGCCGTCTCGAGCACGTCGTCCGCACGCGCATGTTCGTCACCGACATCTCCCGGTGGGAAGAGGTCGGCGCCGTGCATGGCGAGGTGTTCGGCACGATCCGGCCGGCCACCACCATGGTCGAGGTCGCAAAGCTGATCGACGGCGCGGCCCTGGTCGAGATCGAGGCCGACGCGATCCTGCCGTGAGCCCGCCGCCGTGACGGCTCACACCGACTACCTCTGGTTCACGACGCCCAAGCGCAAGGAGCTCGTGAACATCACCGACCGCGTGGCGGCGATCGTCGCCGCCTCGAAGATCGCCGAGGGCTTCTGCCTCGTCTCGGCGATGCACATCACGTCGGGCATCTGGGTGAACGACGAGGAGAGTGGCCTCAAGCAGGACGTCATGGAGTGGCTGGAGAAGCTCGCGCCCGTCGGCGACTACCGTCACCACCAGACGGGCGAGGACAACGCCGACGCGCACCTGAAGCGCACCATCGTCGGCCACCAGGTCGTCCTCCCCGTGACCAAGGGGCAGCTCGACCTTGGCCCCTGGGAGCAGATCTTCTACGCCGAGTTCGACGGCCGCCGGAAGAAGCGCGTCGTCGTGAAGATCCTCGGCGAATGAGCGACGCCCCGCCGCGGGCGATCCTGGTCTCGCACTTCCACTGGGATCGCGAGTGGCACCGGACGTTCGAGGCCTACCGCGCACGCCTGGTCGACGCGGTCGATCGCGTGCTCGACCTTCTTGCCGCCGACCCGGGCTATCGCTTCCTCCTCGACGGACAGGCGATCGTGCTCGAAGACTACCTCGCGATGCGACCCGCGCGCCGCGCCGACCTCGAGCGCGGGCTGCGCGACGGCCGGCTCGCGGTGGGCCCGTGGTACGTGCAGCCCGACTCGCTGCTGCCGTCGGGCGAGGCGCACGTGCGAAACCTGTTGCTCGGCCGTCGCGTGGGAGGCGCGCTCGGCCCGGTGTCGCGTGCCGGCTACGTGCCCGACTCGTTCGGCCACCCGGCCCAGCTCCCGCAGATCCTGCAGGGCTTCGGCATCGACAGCTTCGTGTACTGGCGGGGCAACGGCAACGAGATCGACCGCGTCGGCACGTGGTATCGCTGGGAGGCGCCCGACGGCAGCGCCGTCGCGGCGCTCCTGCTGCGCGACGGCTACTTCAACGCCGGCTGCCTGCCGTCCGACGTCGAGGCGGCGGCCGCGGGGCTCGAAGCCATCGTGCGGCGACACGAGGACGAGCCCGTGCCCGCGCTCCTCATGAACGGCTTCGACCACATGCAGCCCGATCCGCACGTGGGTGCGGTCGCCGCCGCGCTCGCGCGGCGTCTCGGCGCGCGCGTCGACCGCGGCCTGCTCGAGGACGTGCTCGCGGTACGACCTGCGCCAAGGACGACGTTTCGCGGCGAGCTGGTCGGCGCGCGCGTCGCCGACCTCCTGCCGGGTGTGTGGTCGACGCGCATGGCGACGAAGCTTCGCAACCGCCGGTGCGAGGCGCTCCTCGAAGGCTGGGCGGAACCGTGGGCCGCGTTCGCGCGTCGCCTCGGTCTCCCCGACGAGCGCCCTGCAATCGAGCGGACATGGCGCACGCTGCTCGCGAACCAGGCGCACGACTCGCTGTGCGGCTGCTCGCTCGACGAGGTGATGCGCCAGGTCGACGCGCGCCTCGAGACCGTGCAGGGCCTCGCCGAGGAGACGATCGCGCGCCTGCTCTCGCGCCTCGCCGGACAGAACGTCGACCGCACGACGCCGCCCGGGCTCGCGCAGGACGTCGTGATCTTCAACCCCTCGCCGCACCCGCGCACCGACGTCGTCCGCATTCCGCTCGACGCGTATCCGGCGCTCCGCATGGCGATCGGCATCCCGGAGTTCCCGGAGCTGCTCCTCGCCGCCGACGGCCTTCCCGGCTTCACGATCGACGGCCGTCCGGTCCGCGTCGTGCGGGCGAACGATCTGTCGCGCGTCCGATGGCTTCCCGGGCAGGAGCCCTTCGACGTCGAGCTGGTCGCGACCGACGTCCCGGCGTTCGGGTGCCGGCGGCTTCGTCTCACACCGGCCGATCCCGAGCCCGATCGCGTCGACGACGGGCGCGAGATCGCGGCCGGCGGCGTGCGAGTCGTGGCGGCGGACGACGGGACGCTCGGCGTGCGCTTCGGCGAGCGCGAGCTCCGGGCGCTGCTCGGCGTCGAAGACGACGGCGACCGCGGCGATACGTACGACTTCGACCCGGTGCCGGGCGATCCCGGCGCGAGCGTCGTCTCGGTCTCCTGCGAGCGGCGACGGCATGCGTCGGGCATCGCCACGCTCACGGTCCGCCGCGTGCTCCGCGTCCCGCGCGCGCTGGCCGGCGACCGGACGCGACGCACGAGCGAGGTCGTGGATCTTCCGCTGGTCGTGGAAGCGCGCGTCGCGCCCGGCGTGCCGCGCGTCGATCTCGTGGTCTCGGTCGACAACACGGCGTCGGACCACCGCCTGCGGCTCGTGTTCCCGAGCGGAAGTGCGAGCCCGACCTTCACCGCGGCGACGACGTTCGACACGGCGACACGCCGCGCCGGGCCGGCCGACGATCGGGGCTGGGTGCACCGGGCGCCGGCGACGTTCCCGCACCAGGGCTGGGTCGCGGTGAACGGGCTCACCGTCGTCGCGCCCGGCCTGCCCGAGGCCGAGGTCCGGCCGGACGGCACACTCTTGCTGACGCTCGTGCGCAGCGTCGGGTGGATCTCGCGGTTCGATCTCGCGAGCCGGCCGCGCCCCGCCGGGCCCGCGATGGTGGCCCCGGGTGCGCAGTCGCAGGGGCGGCTCGTCGCGCGGATCTCGCTCCTCGCGGATGCCGATGCGCGGGCGGCGCGCGCCGCGGAGCTGGGCCTCCGCGGCGTCATCGGCGGCCCCTCGCCGCGGCTCGCGAGCGGCGACTCCCTGCTCGCGGTCGAGCCGAGGGAGGTCGTCGTCACTGCGGTGAAGCCCGCGGAGGAGGGGGATGGTGTCATCGTGCGGCTTCTCAACCCGACCGACGC is part of the Candidatus Eisenbacteria bacterium genome and harbors:
- a CDS encoding hydantoinase B/oxoprolinase family protein; translation: PERSCPQVYKMGMPTVIFGKNPRDGQLFIDHSVDTFAAYCGAVKGQDGWGGHNVSFGNLIRATGEINEAIFPVRHLARDYETDSGGAGEFRGNCGSLYRKQVLVPATVYTYVVGKKYPMPGIAGGNPGSPNKLVVRAGGPYAHEVGDKAGYIEHAAGEAYEYHYGGGGGWGDPLARPPERVLADVLDEYVSVEAARRDYGVVLTGDLWDLTLAIDHEATAALRAERRAARSA
- a CDS encoding RidA family protein; protein product: MSDVRITVSEVAGRPHASSGSPWEPKVGYARAVRAGNVIAVTGTVGIDADGTFPATMGGQTRRALAIIRAAIEALGGRLEHVVRTRMFVTDISRWEEVGAVHGEVFGTIRPATTMVEVAKLIDGAALVEIEADAILP
- a CDS encoding secondary thiamine-phosphate synthase enzyme YjbQ, yielding MTAHTDYLWFTTPKRKELVNITDRVAAIVAASKIAEGFCLVSAMHITSGIWVNDEESGLKQDVMEWLEKLAPVGDYRHHQTGEDNADAHLKRTIVGHQVVLPVTKGQLDLGPWEQIFYAEFDGRRKKRVVVKILGE
- a CDS encoding glycosyl hydrolase-related protein, with translation MSDAPPRAILVSHFHWDREWHRTFEAYRARLVDAVDRVLDLLAADPGYRFLLDGQAIVLEDYLAMRPARRADLERGLRDGRLAVGPWYVQPDSLLPSGEAHVRNLLLGRRVGGALGPVSRAGYVPDSFGHPAQLPQILQGFGIDSFVYWRGNGNEIDRVGTWYRWEAPDGSAVAALLLRDGYFNAGCLPSDVEAAAAGLEAIVRRHEDEPVPALLMNGFDHMQPDPHVGAVAAALARRLGARVDRGLLEDVLAVRPAPRTTFRGELVGARVADLLPGVWSTRMATKLRNRRCEALLEGWAEPWAAFARRLGLPDERPAIERTWRTLLANQAHDSLCGCSLDEVMRQVDARLETVQGLAEETIARLLSRLAGQNVDRTTPPGLAQDVVIFNPSPHPRTDVVRIPLDAYPALRMAIGIPEFPELLLAADGLPGFTIDGRPVRVVRANDLSRVRWLPGQEPFDVELVATDVPAFGCRRLRLTPADPEPDRVDDGREIAAGGVRVVAADDGTLGVRFGERELRALLGVEDDGDRGDTYDFDPVPGDPGASVVSVSCERRRHASGIATLTVRRVLRVPRALAGDRTRRTSEVVDLPLVVEARVAPGVPRVDLVVSVDNTASDHRLRLVFPSGSASPTFTAATTFDTATRRAGPADDRGWVHRAPATFPHQGWVAVNGLTVVAPGLPEAEVRPDGTLLLTLVRSVGWISRFDLASRPRPAGPAMVAPGAQSQGRLVARISLLADADARAARAAELGLRGVIGGPSPRLASGDSLLAVEPREVVVTAVKPAEEGDGVIVRLLNPTDAPVAAVVRFGVAPRHARAVRLDEEPAPHAIVLEGDTVRMDVPPHALRSVLVP